One stretch of Malus domestica chromosome 14, GDT2T_hap1 DNA includes these proteins:
- the LOC103454732 gene encoding proline-rich protein 1 gives MMRAMVVLLFAVVFIAMGCSSSHTVEAFNYEEPKTKTIHVGGKVLCQDCTQGWNEWVHGARPIKGGKVSMTCMDERSRVVFYASDLTDEKGQFNLIMNKYTTNGKEVNANRCSLRLVSCPDATCNVPTNFGGGRSGVKLNRPSLVYRDLVKYTLGPFYYTSPMCEKPDTTRYDDRGNGRNY, from the exons aTGATGAGAGCCATGGTGGTGCTGTTATTTGCAGTGGTATTTATTGCCATGGGTTGCAGCAGCAGCCACACAGTTGAAGCTTTTAATTATGAagaacccaaaaccaaaaccatacATGTAGGTGGGAAAGTACTATGCCAAGATTGCACCCAAGGTTGGAACGAATGGGTTCACGGCGCCAGGCCCatcaaag GTGGGAAGGTGTCTATGACATGCATGGATGAGAGAAGCAGGGTTGTATTCTATGCAAGCGATCTGACAGACGAAAAAGGCCAATTCAACTTGATCATGAACAAGTACACAACCAACGGCAAAGAAGTGAATGCCAATCGATGCTCACTGAGGCTGGTGTCTTGCCCAGATGCCACGTGTAACGTTCCAACTAATTTCGGAGGAGGCCGGTCGGGAGTGAAGCTAAATCGGCCGAGTTTGGTGTATAGAGATTTGGTGAAGTACACTCTCGGTCCATTCTATTACACCAGTCCTATGTGCGAGAAACCTGACACTACTCGttatgatgatcgtggcaatgGACGTAACTACTAA
- the LOC103454731 gene encoding vacuolar protein-sorting-associated protein 37 homolog 1-like produces MSIFKFWGSQEEPTQPRPEVVTPSQSWYPPSVVSSPTSSRPGTPSSTSSSSISYQRPTERAQSALHVSPAEAAGVISVLKDKSVEDLRKLLSDKNAYQQFFISLDQVKIQNNLREELRRETLQLSRENLEKEPQMVELRNQCRIIRTTELAAAQERLNELERKKEETLKLCSPSSLLQRLQESLNTTEEESEALHQQFLDKEGDLGTFVEKYKKLRTTYHKRALVHLAAKTSSIG; encoded by the exons ATGTCCATCTTCAAGTTCTG GGGATCTCAGGAGGAACCTACTCAGCCGCGTCCGGAGGTTGTTACTCCTTCACAGTCATGGTACCCTCCATCTGTAGTTAGTTCTCCGACTTCTTCTCGCCCTGGGACACCGAGTAGCACGTCGTCTAGCAGTATAAGTTACCAAAGGCCAACAGAAAGGGCACAGTCTGCGTTACATGTTTCTCCCGCCGAAGCTGCCGGTGTTATTTCCGTTCTGAAGGACAAGAG TGTTGAGGACCTACGGAAGCTTTTGTCTGACAAGAATGCATACCagcaattttttatttcactCGATCAggtcaaaattcaaaataat CTAAGAGAGGAGCTACGGAGGGAAACTCTGCAGTTATCCA GGGAAAACTTGGAAAAAGAACCGCAGATGGTGGAACTTAGAAACCAG TGCAGAATAATTAGAACAACAGAGTTGGCTGCTGCTCAGGAGAGGCTAAATGAACtcgagagaaagaaagaagaaacgtTGAAGCTATGTTCCCCGTCTTCTCTTCTTCAAAGGCTTCAAG AATCACTGAATACGACAGAGGAGGAATCTGAAGCTCTGCACCAGCAGTTCCTTGACAAGGAGGGTGATCTTGGGACTTTTGTGGAAAAGTACAAGAAGCTTCGTACCACTTACCACAAGCGAGCGCTTGTTCATCTTGCCGCCAAAACATCTTCAATAGGGTGA